The nucleotide sequence CATTTTCCCGCTCCAGGGCTTCGAAGGCCTGGCGGATGTCCCCCGCCATCGCGTTGAACGCCTGTGCCAGCTGCCCGATCTCGTCCGTACGGCCGCTGTCAACGGGGAGGCTGTACTGGCCGGTCCGCACCATATCCGACGCCTGGCGCTGAAGGGCCCCGAGCGGTGCGACAATACGGCGGGAAAACCAGAAGGCGGCCGCGGCAATCATTCCGACGCCAAAGAGCAGCAACAGCGTCAGCAACCGGTTGAGGTCATCGATCAGTGAACGCTGCAGTGCACGGTCCATATGGTACCCCACGTACCATCCCGACAGCTGCGGTGCCAGCGCCCGGTAAAACCAGACCGACCGCTTCGACTCTACCGTCCCCGTCTGCCCCTCCACCGTGAACGGCGGCAGTGCGCCCCCGATACTGTACTGCGTCTCGGGGTTGAACAGCAGGGTTGACGCCGAGGGCCCCTCCAGGTTGAAACGCTGCAGGTTCGCTGTGCGGTACTCCATCACCAGGTAACCGATGATCCGGTCCGATCCCATCGCGGCACGCACCGGCACATCCAGCAGGAGGGTCTTTTCGTCCGCCTGGTAAGGAGAGGTATGCCCCACCGCCGACTCGAAAGCCCGGTAGCGGGCATAGGGCTTCCCCGTCTGCATCACTTCCGTGGAGGCGATCACGCGGCCGTCAAGGCCGAGTGCCAGCAGGGAAAAATCAAGATCATACACGGCTTTGTAACGCTCCAGCAGTGATGCCACCCGCCGGTCAAGGTCATTGATGAGGAGATCGTCCATTACGACCGAACCGGCCAGAAAGTGCAACTCACGGTAGAGCTGCGCGATGTGATGCTCGACGTCCGCAGCCACCTGGGCCATCCGTCCCTGCTGCTCGTCGTAAAAGCGCTCCGTATAGAGCTTTTCTTCGCTGACGAGCGTATAGGCGAGAATCGCCGCATACGGCACCACGCCGACCAGGAAGATAAGCAGAAGCAGCTTGACGGCCATATGCCGCCGGACCCAGGCGATCATCGTGCACCCCCGGCATCATAATGCAGCACGGTCACATTCGCATCCAAGGCCATATAATAGGGGACGTAACCCACAGCCCCTTCGACCTGCTGCACATAGGCGAGGACCGCCTCGGCGGAGCCCACGACCTTCGGGGGCCGCTGGCCGAGGTAGTGGCGCCGGATCCACCACTCCCTCAGTGCCGCACGGGAGAGCTTCAGGGTCTCCCTTTCAAACTGCTGCCGCAGCGGTTCGCCCGCCCCCAGTTGCAGCGGGAAGAGCCTGAAGTCCCCTACATAGCGCATTTTGCCGAGGTAGATATCGCGTATCTGGCCCGTATTCAATGTCTTCAGAGGAGCATCCGCCCGGATAACCAGTACCCACTCCTGCGCGCCCAGTACCATTGCGAAGAGGAGCAGGAGCAGCTGTTTCGTCATGACCCGCATCCTAGAAAAGCATCGAGAACGATACAATCATCATGTCCTCGTTCTCCCGGGTATGGAACTGGTATTCTCCCTTCAGGGCCACGGGGAAGAGCGGCCGGTACGTGTAGCCGACAACGGCGATGCCGTCGTCGGAGTTGGCGATATAGTCCGTGGTGTACTCCAGGCGCAACACCGCGTAGTGCTTCAGAAAGAGCTGCTGTGACCCCTGGATGTATCCGCCTGCGTTGCTGCGGGTATTGTCATCGTTCTGCCGGTAACCGGCTTCGGCCATGATCCTGGTCTGCGCCGTACGGTACTGGCCCGATGCATAAAGGTAGCTCCACGACTCCTCTTCGACCCGCTCCTCATAGCGCCCGGCATTCACGCCGGACGACCAGACGCCCTGCTCCAGGATCACCCCGATCCCGCTTTGGCGTTCGATATCAAAATTGTTATAGAGGTTTTCGCCGTTGAATGCCGCATCCAGATCGGGGGTCATCTGTATCAGGACATTGACGCTGACGATACCGGTCATGATCTTGGCATCGATCCCCGTTGTAAAGCGGGGGAAAACTTCCTCTGTGATGCGGGGACTCGAGGTCGTGTCGCGCAGGACATTGACCGGCATCCGGTTCCAGTACCCTACCGGGGTATTGAACTTTCCGACCGTCACCTGCAGGCGTTCGGAAGGTTCGTACTGCGCGTAGACGCGTTCCGCGTGGGGAGTGCCGTCGATATCGGTCTGGGCGCCGTACCCGTAGCGCTTCCGGTAGAGGTCACCCCACTCCACCTCCGCCAGGCCGCTCCACGCTCCCTTGGAGCCGTAGAGCATGACGGCCAGGTCATCCACAACAACCTCGCTCGTCCCCTTGAAGTTGTTCCAGTAATTCAGCGAGAAATACCCGCCGAGATAGAGCGGCGTTTTACCGACCTGCATCCCTTCGCCCAGACGGTATTCGTCCGCGTCCGCCCCCGTCAGTGTCAATAGTGCCAGGAGCCCCGCGGTCCAAACCCGCCCCATCGTCTTCATCATGCCCCATTATACAATGACTCCTCCCAACGGCGGAGGCTTTGGGCTATAATGTCGGTATGAATAGTACCCTCACCCCTACCCTTGACTTCGGCCGCATCAACATGCTCCGGATCGACCGCTTTGCCGTCCCCGGCGCCTACCTGATGGCCAAGGACGGCAGCGACGTCCTGCTGCCCAACCAGTACGTCACCGATGATATGGCAATAGACGACCTCCTCGAGGTCTTTGTCTATACGGACTCCGAAGACCGCCCCGTCGCGACCACCGACCGGCCGACGGCGATGCGCGACGAATTCGGCTTTTTCCCCGTTGTCGACGTCGCCAAATTCGGCGCCTTCGTCGACTGGGGGCTCCCCAAGGACCTGCTGGTACCGAAGAACCGCCAGAAAACCCCCTTCAAAGTCGGAGAGAAGCGTTTTCTGCGGGTTGTCAAGGATGAAGAGTCCGACCGTCTCGTCGGGGTGGAGCGAATCAGCAAGTACCTCTCGCATTCGCCGCGGGGCTACCACCCGAACAAAGAGGTGAAGCTGCTCTTTATCGCCAAAACGCCCCTGGGGTTCAAGGTGATCGTCGACGATGCCTTCGAGGGGCTCGCCTTCGATAACGAGATCTTCGAACCGGTCGAAGTCGGCGACAGCCGGACCGGCTATGTGAAACAGGTCCGCGCCGACGGCAACTTTGACGTCAGCCTGCAGCCCGTCGGCAAAACGGCCCGCGCCGGCAGCGACCAGGCGAAGGTTCTCGGCCCCCTCGACGCGGCGGGCGGCATGCTGCCGTATAACTCCAAAAGCGATCCGGATCTCATCACCAAGACCTTCGGCCTGAGCAAAAAAGCCTTCAAAAGAGCCCTTGTCCAGCTGCAGGAGAGCGGCGATATCGAGGTCAAAGAGACCGGAATCTACCGTAAATAGCGCGATGGCGAAAAAAAGAGCGGCCGAATCCTATGCCGATTTGAATATCGTATTCGAACATGAACAGGAGCTCTGGCAGCTGCTGCGCCTCGACCCCAACAGTATGAACGTCATCCTGCGCGCGCAAGCAAGCGGCAAAGAACGCACCCTCCCCTTCGCCCACCTGCCCAAAAGCGTCAAAAAAAAGATCCGCCCGCTCTAACGCCCTCTTCCTGCTGCAGTCTCCCGAATAGTGTATAATGGAATATAAGAAGTTCCTATTCAGGCGACCCGTTTTCTCACCCGACACCGTTGAAAGGAGAATATATGTCAGCCCCTGCATGGTTATCAAAAAAACTCGATGACGGCCGCATCCTCTGCGAAGCATGCCATCAACACTGCAAACTTTCAGAAGGCGAGTACGGCGTCTGCGGCATCCGGAAAGTCGAAGGAGGAGAGCTTCAGCTGCTGACCTACGGGCTGGCTGCGGCGGTCAATGTCGACCCCGTCGAAAAAAAACCGATGTTCCACTTCCTGCCGGCGAGCAGGGCCTTCTCTTTTGGAACAGTCGGATGCAATTTTTCGTGCAAATTCTGCCAGAATGCGGACATCTCCCAGTACCCCAAGGAGCATCACCACGAGATCACGGGACAGCCGCTCAACCCCGAACAGATCGTCTCCCTGGCCCAAAAATACGGCTGCGATTCGATCGCCTATACCTATAACGAACCGGTCGTTTTTTTCGAATATACCTACGACACGGCCAAACTTGCCCACGAAGCGGGCCTCAAGAACATCTACGTCACCAGCGGTTTCGAGACCCACAAGGCCATCGACACCCTGCTGCCCTACCTCGACGGGATGAACATCGATATCAAGGGGTACACGGAAGATTTCTACGAAGATATCTGCGGTGCCAAACTCAAACCCGTGCTCGACACCGTCAAATATGCCCACGACAAAGGGATCTGGATCGAAGTGACGACCCTGCTGATTCCCGGCAAAAACGACAGCGACGAGGAGATAAGAAAGATCGCCCGTTTCGTGGCCGACCTCGATGTCAACATCCCCTGGCACGTCAGCGGCTTCTACCCGATGTACAAAATGCTCGACGTCCCGCCGACGCCGCCGGCCACCCTGATCCGTGCCTACGAGATCGGCAAGGAAGCGGGCCTCAACTTTGTCTACATCGGCAACTACGACGACGAGGACCGCGAATCGACCTTCTGCCCCCACTGCGGTTTCAAAGTGATCGAGCGCAGCGGCCACATCGGCCAGTTTGTACAGAACCACCTTACCGAGCAGGGGAACTGTCCGCAGTGCGGGACCCATATTCCGGGAGTATGGTCGTAACGGCCGGCCCCTTACATGACGGTTCTGTTACGGCCCAGCTGTTTGGCGCTGTAGAGGTTCATATCCGCCTCGAACACGAGATGGCGGGGGTTGTCACGCAGCCGTTCACTGTATTCGGCGATGCCAATACTCACCGTGACCGGCGTCGTAATGACACACCCCTCCCATGTATGGACTTCAAACGCCTTCCGTATTTTTTCACAGATCGCAAACGCCTCTTTTGCCGTTGTCCCCGGCAGGATCGCCAGGAACTCTTCGCCGCCGTACCGAAAAATGTGATCCGTCTTGCGCAGATGGGCTGAAAGCGTTTGCGCCATCCCGACGATGACCGCGTCCCCGTCCTGGTGGCCGCAGGTGTCATTGACGGCTTTAAAGTGGTCGAGGTCGAACATGACGACGCAGAAGAGACTGCCGATAAGGCCGTGCAGCCGGATCTCGCTGCTGAGGATCTCCATCAGGTCCCGGCGGTTCAGCAGCCCCGTCAGGGCATCCTTGGAGACGTCGTCAATCAGCGTCTGCTGCGTCACGTTGATATTGAGTTCGTTGTAGAGGTACATCGACTGGCGGACCAGCATGACGTAGTCGATAAAGATCTTGTGGTAGTCTTCGCGGCGGATGGATCGGTAGATATTCTTGGTTATCAGGTGGATCTCCCGGTGCGTATCGAGCATATCTTTACGCACCATCGCGTCCGGAATAAACTTGATAAGCTCCTCGCTGTGCAGCCAGCTGCCGCACATGCAGCGGTGTTCATCAAACTCGATCCGCGCTTCGGGGTTCATAAGCCGGATATCCTTAATAACCTCGAGGATCCACTCCAAATGCTCTTTGACCGCAGGGATACCGATCTGCTGTTTGATCTGCCGCTCGAGGGTCTTCTGGTCGTTGTCCAGGTTCGGCTCCAGGTAACCGGCGGCACTAGCATTGATGGCCCGGCGGATATAGAGCTCAATCGCATCCGGCAGGCCCGTGATGTCGTTCACCTCTTCGAGTTCTTCGATCAAAAACGCATAGAGCGTATCGAAGGCACCGCGGTACTCGACATAGGGCAGGCCCATTTTGAAATGGAAGAGCCCCAGCTGTTTGAAGCGTGCAAAAAAAGCTTCATCCTCATCATATACGGCCTCAAGAAAACTGCTGAGCTGGGACTGTTTGAGGCGGGCGAGGTCGACCCCTTTCAAAAACTCCTCGACATAGGCGTTCTTGATCAGGTCCTCATAAAAACGGTCAAAGGCACGGTGCAGTACCCCTTCGAAAAGGGAGATGTTCGATTTGATCATCCTCTCTCCTTTAACCGTTATAAATTATTCTAATGTGAATTTATATGAGCCAACATAATCATTATACACAAAATTTTGATACCTGATCGTTTGGCGCTGTGTCCTCCGACCCTAGCTGATGATCGCGTCGTGCCACTGCACCAGGGTCAGCCGGTAGCCGTCGGACACAGGAAGGACCTCGTGGCTGTAGATGGGATTGCTCGGGAAAATGACCATATCCCCCGCCTTCGGACGGAAACGGACAGGCCTGCTCTCCGCATCAAAGAGGTAGTTAAAGACCAGTTCGCCGCCGCCGAACTGCAGCCCGTCGCCGCCGTTATCCCGGTGCGACGTTGCAAAAAGCACCGTCGTGATCTTCCGCTCGGGCGCGACCTGGGCAAAACCGACCGTTTCCCCCTCACTGTTGACAAGCTCGTTCGAGTCATCGGCATGTTTGATATAGAAGCCGCCCCGCGTGTACTCCAACGCCTGCACCTCCGTTGCCGTCGTCAGTGCCACGCTGAAATAGTCTTCGATCTGTTTCTGGTAATAGGCAAAACTGAGCTTATACCCTTCGAGCAGAATGTCGGGCAGTTCGTGGATTGCCGTCTTTCGGATATCCTCCTCAAGCTCGGGAACCACCACACCGTGGAAGTTTTTTTTGACTTTGGCCCGCTCCCCCTCACTTTTATCGTGGGTATACGCCGCAATCTCGGCGCAGGCTTCGGCCGAGAGAAAGTTCTCGATGATGAGATAGGGATAGTCGTAATAGGGGTTTGCCATCAGGCGGGTCTCGTAGCGCAGCTCGGCGATGAAGTCATCGCAGTAGACATAGTTGCTGATTTGCCGCAAAGGGTTCTCCGTGCCTGAAAAGGCGAAAGTGAAATCTGAAATAGTAACCAAAATTTGAAAAAGAGAATCGGTGAAAAGTGGTCGGGATGACTGGACTCGAACCAGCGACCCCCAAGCCCCCAGCTTGGTGCGCTAACCATACTGCGCTACATCCCGACGAGGAGGGAAATTATATCCAAAAAGTTTAAAAAAAGATGCGCAAACCGCCCTGAAAATCAGGGGGATTTCCGCAGGGGGAAAGGGCCCTATTTGTAACGGTAAGTGATACGGCCCTTGTCCAGGCTGTACGGCGTCAGTTCGATCTTGACGCGGTCGCCCGGGAGGATCTTGATATAGTGCATCCGCATCTTGCCGGCAATGTGGCACAGGATCACGTGGCCGTTCTCAAGCTCTACACGAAATGTTGCATTCGGCAGCGCTTCAACTACTGTACCGTCAACCTCAATGACATCATCTTTTGCCATTTATGCTCCTTGGGGTAATGATAAGATTTCCGCTTTGCCGCCGATGACAGCAACCGTGTGTTCGTAATGCGATCCGCGGAGGTTGTCGCTGCTGACAACATCCCATCCGTTTTCCAGGATCACCGCTTTGGCCTCTTTTTGGCAGATCATCGGCTCAATGCAGAAAACCATGCCGTTTTTGATCTTCGGTCCCGCTTTCGGGTTGGATCCTTCCAGGTAGTTGGGGATCTCAGGCTCCTCATGCGGGCGCTTCCCGATGCCGTGTCCGCAGAATCCGCGCAGCGGCACAAAGCCGCGCTCGAGAATAAACTGCTCAATCGCCATGGAAAGCTCTTTGAACCGCATGCCCTCTTGGATAATATCGATGGCGTAATAGAGTGAGTCTTTGGCACAGGCGATCAACGCCTCATCCTGTTCCGTAACCTTCCCCACCGGGACGGTGATGGCCGAATCACCGTAATAGCCGTTGAGTTCCGTACCGATATCATAGCCGATGATATCGCCTTCCTGCAGCTTGTAATCATTGGGAATACCGTGAATAATCACTTCATTCAGGGAAGTACAGACGGCGTTGGGAAAACCGTAGAGCCCTTTGAAGGAGGGACGTGCTCCGTGGCTGCGGATGTAATCCTCGGCCATGGCATCAAGTTCCTTCAGGCTCAGTCCCGGACGGGTCTCTTTTCGGAGAAGGTCAAGGGTACCGCCGACAATGGCGTTGGCGGCACGGAGTTTTTCGATTTCTTCAGGTTTGCGCAGCGCGATGGCCATGGGAGTTACAGACCAACCGCGCTGAGGGTTTCATACTTGCTCATATAGATCTGCGCTTCGATCTTGCGCATCGTATCAAGAGCAACCTGAACGACGATAAGGACGGCCGTACCGCCGAAGTAGAACGGTACCCCCATCCCCTTGACGATGATCCACGGCAGTGTCGCGACCAGGCCAAGGTAGATCGCCCCGGTGAACGTCAGGCGTGACGCCGTCTCGTTCAGGAACTCTTTCGTCGCTTCACCCGGGCGTACACCCGGGATGAAGCCGCCCTGGCGCTTGAGGTTATCGGAGATATCCTTGGCGTTGAAGACGATCGACGCGTAAAAGTACGCGAAGAAGACGACGAAGAGGAATGTCAGGAAGTTGAAGAAGTAGCCGCTCGGATTGAGCAGGTCCGCGACCGCCTGGACATACGGGTTGGTGCTGGATGAGAGAACCGTCATCGGGAACATCAGGATCGCCGAAGCGAAGATGACCGGGATGACGCCCGAAAGGTTGACCTTGATCGGGATGTAGTTCATCACGCGCTTGTTCTGGTTCGCCATCATCGTCTTTTTGGCGTAGGTCACCGGGATACGGCGTTCGCCGAGTTCCACGTAGATGATGACGCCGACGGTGACGAGGATCAGCAGCAGGATCGCAATGACCGTAATAAAGCTGATCGCACCCGTGTTGAGCATCGTGACCGTCTGACCGATCGCGGAAGGGATCGCAGAGACGATCCCGGCGAAGATGATCAGAGAGATACCGTTACCGACCCCGCTCTGCGTGATCTGCTCACCGATCCACATCAACAGCATCGTACCGGCGAGCATAGAGATCGCCGCGACCATGACAAAAGTGCCGTGGTCCATCAGGATCGCACTGCTGCCGTCTTTTCCTGTCATGCTCTGCAGACCGATGCTGACGCCGACCGCCTGTACCAGGGTAATGGCGATGGTGGAGTAGCGGATGATCTGCATATATTTGACCATACCGTCACGCTCTTTCTTCATCTGTCCGAGGTTCGGGAACGTCGCTGCGAGCAGTTCCATGATGATCGACGCGGTAATGTAAGGCATGATACCGAGTGAAATGATGGAGAGGCGTTCGACAGCGTTACCGCTGAACATGTTGAACAGACCGAGAGCGTCGGAGGAGTGTGAATCGAAGAATGAGGCGATGACGGCAGTGTCTACGCCCGGCACCGGCACGTAGGCCAGCAGCCGGTAGAGGAACAGAAACCCGATCGTAATGAGGATCTTGTTAATGAGCTGCTGGTTCATTACTTGCCGGTTGTTGTAACGTTTTCGTCTTTGATCTTGGAGGCAAGGTCTTTCGCAGAAGCGCCGACCAGTTTAACCTTCGTCACGGATTTGCCCAGCTTGTGAACACCGCGGATCGCTTCGACGGTGATCTCGTCGAGTGCCGCAACCGCTGTAATGCGGTCAACGTTGATAACGTACGGTTTAACAACACGTGACGTGAAACCGATCTTCGGCAGACGGCGAGCCAGCGGCTGCTGACCACCCTCGAAGTTACGCTTTGCATTGTAACCTGAGCGGGCTTTCTGCCCTTTGTTACCTTTACCTGCGGTTTTACCGTTACCGCTACCCTGACCGCGGCCCAGACGCTTTGTATTGCTTGTGGAGCCCGCTGCAGGTGTCAAGTTTTCAAGTGCCATATGCTTATCCTTTCATACGCGCAAGCGCTTCGATTGTCGCGCGGACAACCGAATTCGGATTGTTCGAACCGATGGATTTCGTCAGGATGTCCTGGATACCCGCGAGTTCGAGAACCGGACGCATCGCACCACCGGCGATAACACCGGTACCTTCGGAGGCCGGTTTCATCAGGATGCGGCTTGCGTTGAACTTGTGCTCGATATCGTGCGCAATTGTAGTCCCTTTAATCTTAACATCCGTCAAGTTTTTGAACGCTTCGTCTACCGCTTTGCGGATAGCGTCCGGGACCTCTTTGGCCTTACCGTAACCGAAGCCGACGACGCCGTTCTTGTTGCCGACTACGACAAGTGCTGTGAAACGGAAGCGACGACCACCTTTGACAACTTTAGTGACCCGACCGATGTGTACGATCGATTCTTCGAATTCTTCTCTGTTGACAGTTTTCATCGATCAGTCCTTAAAACTTAATTTCGTTCGCGCGAAGTGCATCGGCAAAGGCCGCAACGACGCCGTGGTAGACGTAACCGTTACGGTCAAAGAAGATCTCGCTGACGCCGGCTGCTTTGAGCTTGCCTGCGAAATCTGCTGCCAGTGCTGCCGCACCCTCTTTGTTCGCTTTCGCACCCAGCGGCTTCGTGTTGGAAGCTGCCAGTGTCACCGCGCTCGCGTCGTCGATTGCCTGGACGCTGAGGTAGCGGTTTGAGCGGAAGATGCTGACGCGCGGCTTCGCTGCCGTACCGTTGATGTTTGCACGGATGCGGCGCTTGCGCTGAACACGTTTTGAAACTTTTGCTTTCAATACTTTTGCATTCATCTGCTCACCCCTTATTTCTTAGATGTCTTACCGGCTTTGCGGACAATATGCTCTTCAACATATTTGACACCCTTGCCTTTATAAGGCTCCGGCGGACGGAAAGCGCGGATCTCGGCAGCCATCTGGCCGATCTGCTGGTTGTCAGCACCTTTGAGGGTGATAACGTTCTTGTCAACAGCAACTTCAACGCCCGCTGGGATGTCGTAGTTGATGTCATGGGAGAAACCAAGCTGCAGGTTCAGGACTTTGCCCTGGACCGCGGCACGGTAACCGACACCGTTGATCTCGAGCTTGCGTTCGAAACCTTCAGTGAGGCCCTTGACAATGTTCGCTGCGAGGGCACGGTATGTTCCCCAGAAAGCGCGGTGTTCGCGTGCATCGGACTTGGATGCAAACGTCAGCGTGTTGCCTTCGATGTTGAAGTCAACGTTGCCTTTCGTGTCGAGGGTACGTGTGTTGTTGCCTTTTTTGAAAGTGATAACCTCACCGTCAGCCGTTACGTTCACATCGGCCGGGAATGCGACCGGAGCTTTACCAATACGTGACATGTGTTATCTCCTTACCAAACTGTACAAAGTACTTCACCGCCGACGCCGAGCTCGTAAGCTTTATCGTTCGGGATGACACCTTTGGAAGTACTGACGATGATCGTACCGTAGCCGTTTTTGAAACGCTTGATTTCGTCACGGCCTTTGTAGATACGGCGTCCCGGTTTGGAAACGCGTTTCATCTCGTTGATGACGGTTTTACCCGCTTCATCATACTTCAACACAACGTTGATGCTTTTCTTGTTACCGTCTTCGACAACGTTAAAGCTATCAATGTAGCCCTTCTCTGCGAGAATACCAACGACTGCTTCGACTGATTTGGAGTGCATAAGCGTTGTGACGTCGAGGCGACGCATCGCTGCATTCCGGATACGGGTCAAAGAGTCTGCAATAAGATCATTTACCATTTTATTTTTCCTTGCTAACAGTCAGGAGTTTCAAGCTTACCAGCTTGACTTTCTGACGCCTGGGATCAATCCCTCATTTGCCATTTTTCTAAAGCAAACACGACAAATACCGAAGTCACGGAGTACAGAGTGCGGGCGGCCGCAGATCTGGCAACGTGTATAAGCACGAACCGCGAATTTCGGTTTGCGCTGCTGTTTTGCGATCATGGACTTCTTAGCCATTACTCTCTCCCTTTCGCGAACGGCATACCCATAGCTTCGAGCAGGGTCAATGCCTCTTTGTCACTCTGTGTTGTTGTGACAATCGTGATGTTCATCCCGTGGATCTGCATGATGGAATCATAGTTGACTTCCGGGAAGATCAGCTGCTCGTTCAGACCGAAGTTGTAGTTACCGCGGCCGTCGAAACCGTTGCGCGGGATACCACGGAAGTCTTTCACGCGCGGCAGTGCGACAGCGATCAGTTTGTCCAGGAAGGTGTACATGTTCTCACCGCGCAGGGTGACTTTGACACCGACCGGCATCCCTTCACGGACTTTGAAGCCTGCAACGGATTTACGAGCATCGACGACTGTCGCGTGCTGACCGGCGATCAGGCTGATCGTGTCCTGGATGTTCTGGATCAGTTTGTTATCTTTCATCGCGAAGCCGGTACCGACAGAGATGATGATCTTCTCGACCGCCGGGATCTGCATTGCGTTCTTGATCTCAAGCTTGCTCTGCAGTTCCGGTTTCATTGCGAGATATTTATCTTTCAAACGTGCCATAACTTACGCCTCCACTTTGCGGACATTGGATGCATCAATAGGCATCTCTTTGCTCATAAATCCGCCCTTCGGGTTCTCTTCTGTCGGCTTAACCGCTTTTTTCGCGAGCTTGCAGCCTTTGACGAGGACCTTGTTCTCTTTCGGCATGACCATCAGAACTTCTGCCTTGGTGCCTTTATCGTCACCGGCAATGATCTCGACCATATCGCCTTTTTTGAAGTTAAACTTTGCCATTACACAACCTCCGGAGCCAGGGATACGATCTTCATGAACCCTGCATAGCGTACTTCACGGCTAACAGGACCGAAGATACGGGTACCGATCGGCTCTTTTTTCGCGTCGAGGATGACGGCGGCGTTGTCATCGAAACGGATCAGAGAACCGTTTTCGCGCTGTACTTCTTTTTTCGTACGGACAACGACGGCCTTGACGACCTGACCTTTTTTGACTTTTCCGGTCGGGAGCGCTTTCTTCACGGAAGCAACGATAACGTCACCTACAGAAGCGTAACGGCGCTTGGAACCGCCCAGAACCTTGATACACATGATCTCTTTCGCACCAGTGTTGTCGGCAACGTTCAGACGAGTAAAGCTCTGGATCATGACTCTACTCCTGTCGCTACAACGCTTTTGAGTTCAAAAGACTTCGTCTTGGACATCGGGCGACACTCGATCGCGATCACTTCGTCGCCGACGTTAAGCGTGTTGTTCTCATCGTGGATGAGATATTTTTTGAAGCGCTTGACCGTTTTGTGGTAGCGCGGGTGCATAACACGGCGTTCAACGACGACTGTCGCTGTCTTGTCACCGGCTTTCTTGACGACTACACCCTGAATTTCACGTTTAGACATCCGGGTCTCCTTACTTCGCTGCGCTGAGCGCAGTGTTGATACGGGCGATATCTTTGCGTACGTTACGCAGTTCGCTCGTGTTCTGCAGTTGCATCGTTTTTTGCTTCAGTCTCAGCGTGAAGAGCTCAGTCTTCTTCTCTTTGAGCATTGCGCTCAGTTCTGCTGAGGTCTTCTCTGCCAAATCAGTATACTTCATTGTCCATCTCCGCCGTTACAATTTTCGTTTTGAATGGCAGCTTGTGCATCGCAAGCGTCAGCGCTTCGCGTGCCAGGGACTCTTCAACGCCACCCATTTCGAAGATGATACGACCCGGTTTAATGTTCATAACCCACTGGTCGATCGCACCTTTACCTTTACCCATACGTACTTCAAGCGGTTTCGCTGTGAGCGGCTTGTCCGGGAAAACACGGATCCAGATCTTACCCTGGCGCTTGATGTGACGGGTTGCCGCGATACGCGCAGACTCGATCTGGCGGGAGTTGATACGGCCCGCTTCGATTGCCTTGATCGCGATATCGCCGAACGCAAGTTTGTAGCCGCTACGCGCTTTACCGCGGTTGCGACCCTTCATGTACTTGCGGAATTTCATTCTTTTTGGCATCAACATGATTAATCCGCCTTTCTCGGAGCACGACCGCGGCGCTCACGTTTTACTTCTTCTTCTTTCGGCTCCGGCTGGATACCTTTGGAAAGGACTTCACCTTTGAAGATCCAGACCTTGATACCGATGATGCCGTAAGTCGTGTGCGCTTCGGCAAAACCG is from Sulfurimonas sp. HSL-1656 and encodes:
- the infA gene encoding translation initiation factor IF-1 — protein: MAKDDVIEVDGTVVEALPNATFRVELENGHVILCHIAGKMRMHYIKILPGDRVKIELTPYSLDKGRITYRYK
- the map gene encoding type I methionyl aminopeptidase, translating into MAIALRKPEEIEKLRAANAIVGGTLDLLRKETRPGLSLKELDAMAEDYIRSHGARPSFKGLYGFPNAVCTSLNEVIIHGIPNDYKLQEGDIIGYDIGTELNGYYGDSAITVPVGKVTEQDEALIACAKDSLYYAIDIIQEGMRFKELSMAIEQFILERGFVPLRGFCGHGIGKRPHEEPEIPNYLEGSNPKAGPKIKNGMVFCIEPMICQKEAKAVILENGWDVVSSDNLRGSHYEHTVAVIGGKAEILSLPQGA
- the secY gene encoding preprotein translocase subunit SecY codes for the protein MNQQLINKILITIGFLFLYRLLAYVPVPGVDTAVIASFFDSHSSDALGLFNMFSGNAVERLSIISLGIMPYITASIIMELLAATFPNLGQMKKERDGMVKYMQIIRYSTIAITLVQAVGVSIGLQSMTGKDGSSAILMDHGTFVMVAAISMLAGTMLLMWIGEQITQSGVGNGISLIIFAGIVSAIPSAIGQTVTMLNTGAISFITVIAILLLILVTVGVIIYVELGERRIPVTYAKKTMMANQNKRVMNYIPIKVNLSGVIPVIFASAILMFPMTVLSSSTNPYVQAVADLLNPSGYFFNFLTFLFVVFFAYFYASIVFNAKDISDNLKRQGGFIPGVRPGEATKEFLNETASRLTFTGAIYLGLVATLPWIIVKGMGVPFYFGGTAVLIVVQVALDTMRKIEAQIYMSKYETLSAVGL
- the rplO gene encoding 50S ribosomal protein L15, translated to MALENLTPAAGSTSNTKRLGRGQGSGNGKTAGKGNKGQKARSGYNAKRNFEGGQQPLARRLPKIGFTSRVVKPYVINVDRITAVAALDEITVEAIRGVHKLGKSVTKVKLVGASAKDLASKIKDENVTTTGK
- the rpsE gene encoding 30S ribosomal protein S5, coding for MKTVNREEFEESIVHIGRVTKVVKGGRRFRFTALVVVGNKNGVVGFGYGKAKEVPDAIRKAVDEAFKNLTDVKIKGTTIAHDIEHKFNASRILMKPASEGTGVIAGGAMRPVLELAGIQDILTKSIGSNNPNSVVRATIEALARMKG
- the rplR gene encoding 50S ribosomal protein L18 codes for the protein MNAKVLKAKVSKRVQRKRRIRANINGTAAKPRVSIFRSNRYLSVQAIDDASAVTLAASNTKPLGAKANKEGAAALAADFAGKLKAAGVSEIFFDRNGYVYHGVVAAFADALRANEIKF
- the rplF gene encoding 50S ribosomal protein L6, which translates into the protein MSRIGKAPVAFPADVNVTADGEVITFKKGNNTRTLDTKGNVDFNIEGNTLTFASKSDAREHRAFWGTYRALAANIVKGLTEGFERKLEINGVGYRAAVQGKVLNLQLGFSHDINYDIPAGVEVAVDKNVITLKGADNQQIGQMAAEIRAFRPPEPYKGKGVKYVEEHIVRKAGKTSKK
- the rpsH gene encoding 30S ribosomal protein S8, which codes for MVNDLIADSLTRIRNAAMRRLDVTTLMHSKSVEAVVGILAEKGYIDSFNVVEDGNKKSINVVLKYDEAGKTVINEMKRVSKPGRRIYKGRDEIKRFKNGYGTIIVSTSKGVIPNDKAYELGVGGEVLCTVW
- a CDS encoding type Z 30S ribosomal protein S14, translated to MAKKSMIAKQQRKPKFAVRAYTRCQICGRPHSVLRDFGICRVCFRKMANEGLIPGVRKSSW